GTTTTCTTCCATGCAATCTCTTGGACAGAGGAGTAGGGAGAACCtctttttaaataacaaaaaggagCAAGGGAGAACCttaatatttgaaaagtttatATTCAAAGAACTTCACAATTTGCCCATACTCAAATGATCAAAATGATCTGTACACCACAAAATGTGGGAAGAAAGTTCTTTTCCTTGTGATTTCTTCAATATGTGTGATCCTTTCATCCATCAAGCTCTAACCTTCTGAAAATCTCACAATGTTCAGAAATCTTTCAGAGGTATGTGACTTCAACAAACTATAGCTGGTCCCAAATCCGAATAAAAACAGTCTACTAATGGATAGTGTAAAAAAGTCTTAGCATGATAAGTCCTCTTAATACTGGACTTGTAAGAGCGGAATGGATACAAAAGATCTATATAACTCATACTggagttatttttttatgtgcTCGCGCGTAGATTTTGAGAGGGAGAGGGAGACAATAAAATAGACTTGGAGAACTCTGATTTCTTTGTAGATAATATGTTCATTTTCTTGCACTTTAATCTTGATGCGTCAACAATCAGCTATAGTTTGTTGAAAACATGAAGATCCCACATTCCAACTTTCAAATGAATATGTTACTTGCTCAATAGGCGTTGCAATCATAGACAAAAAATTCTGCAGGAATTTCTGAGGGATAGGAGCAAAGTGCAACAGTTGGTTCAACTATTCGATCCAGTTGTTCAAGCCATTGATGGAACAGCTGGAGAGGAAGTCTTAATGCGAGTCAGATGACTGctaattatcttttaattcatttagttttatttgttGAATTGTGTAACTACctcatctaaaagcttaagtTGTAAGAGAAGGtacacttttatttatttaactatatCTTCACACACTTCGACATCATCTCTGCTGAGAAAGGCTAAAATTCTGGAACAGTACTTGCAAACAGTAAGCTAACAAGGTGTTTTGATCTTTTGTGAAACAGGTAGATTTGGAATGCCCAGCTGGACACAACAGAATTTGGCATATTTAGTCATAAAAGACTTTCTAGGTAAGTCGGTTATCTCTTTCTGCTCCAGTCAATGTAAAATCTCTTAATTTGTTGATTCTAAATTTTTGGTCAAGTTACACATGAATGGAACGTTAGTTCCCTCATGACTTTCTTGACCAAGTCTAAGCAAAACTGAAATGGACGTCTCTGCACATAAGATTGTAATCTAtttgtttctttcttaaatCAGTGAGATGTTCAACATTTGCATTTGTCCTTGCTATTCTTGAGGGAAGCATAAAACCTGGGGTCAGGTTTCGTAAAAGAGGTATGTACTGATGAACCAACTGCCAACATACCTGTGGATTATTTTGGGTGAAGTATACTGTGGATTATTATTTATGTCAACTTCACAATTAAGGAAAATGGCATTTGGCCTAAGTCTTAACTCAACCTAAAAACCTAGACCATATAAGAAGACAACAGCCTGTATCCTAAAACAATGTGAAACACTTAATGTCCCGCACACCCATAACTGATCATTCAGTGTATGGACAATATAACATGGGAACGCAACATTAGTTAAACCAAGATGGCACGTATCGGGCTTTAATACCAAAGTAAGAAAAATGGACTTGGGCGTAACTTAACCTCAAAATTTGTTCCCAAGGTGAGGATTCAAGATCAGGGGTGTATCCACAACATACATTGTGAGTTCGGCCGGATTCAATAGTTTTGTCTTGTACCACATATATGTAATTTAGAGAATCACTAATATGTTATTAGCGCTTCGGGTCAATGTCCTAGCAAGAAACTACACAGTTGGTATTGTTAATCACTAACTTCCCTAGAATTATTTACAGTGCAAACCTTAAGCCAACTCATTTTTTAGCATAAAACGgtaaaaaagaaaagtgaatCAAATGCTAGTTTCAATATAGCATTCAGtttactttgaaaaatcatacaaaaatgataaaaaataccTCTTCTGTGATCGgttcttcctcttcctcctcCTCATCCTTTCCTACATcctcttcttcctttttctccGTTACAACCTCCCTATTCTCTAACTGAGCTAGTACTGCATCAGCCTTGTGAAAATTTCTTACAATCCTCTTATCCTTCCAACGCTCCTTCAGGTGAGATCCAAAAGTTTCCATTagctcttcttctcttcttctatcCCTGTTAGCCTTCTCCATTTCCTTCCTCACCTTCTCTACCTTATCATCTTCTTTCCCAATACCAGCACGACCCCTTCGGATTTCCAGTCCCACAGGCTCAGACCTACCAGAACCTTCTTTGCCTAATGCTGATCCCGGAGTATAACCCATTTGTTTCAACATTTTGAATCCAATGTTGCTCTCAGGAATTGCTGACTCTAAATTGACTAGAGTTTTTTGGTCCTCTTCAATTTGCTTCTGCTCTCTCTTGAGCTTTTTCCTATCTTGCCAGTTTAACACCTTACGTTTCTTGTTCGCAACTTCAGGCTTATTTGATGCCTGCCAACCCAAGACAAACAGATAAGCGCCAGAAGCAACTCATACCACATGATCTGTTTTGACATCAAtgtcttatttttatatttgtccaCAGAATTTAGACTCGATTTTGCAATGAAAAGCTAAGTACGAGAAAatccaaaatttagaatttgACAGACGGTTCAAATTTCCTATAACAACTAACTCAGGCCATTGAAAACCCATGGAAACAAAAATTCTGCTTGTTAATATTAGAGTGTGTTTGATATGGAGGAAAACATATTTCGGAAAATGTTTGTCTAGTTTTACATGTTTGGTTGGTCAAATTAATTTTGAACCATTTTCTTTGCGAAAAAAGGCTCCATAGagatgaggaaaatgatttctCTAATGAAAGTAGGGAAATAAGCTCCACAAGTGACATCCCAAATTCATTGCCTCCTCCCCACCCACCCAACATATCCAATCCCCACCCCTTAACTATTCCACCCCCACCACCACCCAACCCCCACTCTGTACTATCTCCCGCCCACAAAATTTTCCGCTAGATTACATATTAATGTTGTTGGGATAATATTTAATGCTGACTTACCAAACActagaaaataagtaagaacTCATTTACTTccgaaaaaaaaacattttctagaaaaTGTACCAAACCTATATTGCTCAcgctcttcaaaaatgtcaacggATGCGTGTCTGATCCGACAGAGATGCGGCaacatttttgaaaagtctGATCAACTTAGTACCAAACAACACTCTAAATGATGACTAATTTTAATCCTAGCAGCACTTAACGAAAATATGCAAGTAAACAtttcaaaacaaatgaaaaaacaaacagtgataataatatattgatTCCAAGCATACAGAAAGTGCTGATTAGTGTGTGAATATTGAAACTACAAGCCTACATGACAGTATGTATACAGAGGAAATCGAAAAGAAAAACTAAGGTCATCAGAAATTTAACTTTACTATAATTATCGAATacttaaatacataaaattttgatgtattcGACTTTCAAATAAGTATAGTTGAGATTTTAGGAAATTTTgtcaaaatacacaaaaataaatatatgaataaaaaatctAGGGTTTGTATGGGTGAGAGGAACTCACCGTTTTAGAGGGAAAAGAAGAAGCTCCAGGAGGAAGAAAGTGAGAAAGGTCTCCCATGTaatcatcttcttcattttccGCCATTGTTGCTAACTGCAAGCTACGGAATCGGATGCTTCTAAATTGTTGAAATATATTCCCCTtccttcaaactttttttttttacctaagGTTTGATGGAATGGCTATATGAAATTATGACATGAAgttaaaagttttatttatacACTAGATGAGCGTTGTCCGTGCTAAGCACGGATCcaatgtttaatattttatatatttattatcattttattttacgaTACAAGttcacaaaataaatacattgtTTATTAAGCAAATTGACAATATGAAGAAAGTGAACATCAAGAGTAGCTGAATGTTAACAAATTATCAATTAacatttaggagttgctgaatTTGTATGCATAATACTGTTACGGGCTTGCAGACATGCTTTCAGCTGATGATGCTGTAGTTGGGAGCATTATAGGTATTTATAATGGACCTAAATTTAATGAGTTGCATAttgaacaaacaaaattaatatttcaatgaGAAAAATTAGTGAATCGAACACATCATAgctgccaaatttgttcataatatatttttatgtgaatgtCATACTACTGAATGTCCAAGTGAGATACTTACATAGTTTAACATTTTCATTTGTGGgaatactaattatatacatttaCATACTATATAAAATTAGACAAAAACAGATGCATCTTTCATGCTTGGATCTTCTgaatcatttttgataaaaaaatcacATGTTAGCACAGAATAGCATCACATAACTTATACAACACAAGATGaaaaaaatgtgtattataTACATGAGTAGTATAGTATATACAAGAATGGTAAGAGGACGACCAAGGTATAGTGgtcattttatattaataacaaatggacaaatttcattttcaaaagcAAGAAgggtaaatatgtaattttatattaaaaatcattGTCTATATAAACTTCACAAAGCACTCTTTTGTCTCAAGTGAATAAAGATCTGTTAAATAAGGTATTAGTTGGTACTACTTACCACACACCGAGAGAAAAGTGAATTACAGGAGCGAACAACTATCTCAACGAAGTCGAAATTCTGTAAAGCTAATGGCagaaatcattaattaaatttgatataaatgCAAAGGCTGATTTTgaacaataaattataatattataatttaattaaaaatagtgaATGTGTACAGAAGATTTATACAGGCAAAAAAACTAAATTGATGTAAATACAATACATTAATATGCCAGCTTTCTTGaaattattactatatttatattatattatattatatatatatatatatatatatatatatatatatataaataaggaTAGGTAAATATTACAtccattaataattaaataataataataataaagttatatataaaataaaaaagaagtaagAGTCTTGCTAAATACCTGGATTTCGAACAACAGAAGAccacacaaatttaaaattaaagtatatgttaagaggagaaaagaaaaatggagaTCTACTTAAAGGTTGGATGGAAAgtagaaaaatgaagagttattTAAAGGTTGGATAGAAATTTCTACATAGAAGATATTTCATAATGTGTGATGAATATTCAGCCacttggtaaaaaaaaataatggataGGTAAATATTACAtccattaataattaaataataataataataaagttatatataaaataaaaaagaagtaacAGTCTTGCTAAAAGCCTGAATATGTAATCAGTAGCCTACACCCCATTGCTAAAAGCATAAAAATGAAAGCATGCATTTGTTATTGTGTaaagcaatatatattttctttaagacACGTATCATTTTTACTGCTGTATTACATCTTGTGTAATTATTATAACCACTTCccctatcttttttttttattttaaatttaaatattaatctagaaagaaaaagaaattataaacactTCTTGTACATGTACAGATATgttgcatatttttttaatttattataaattatattattcatatttttttggttagaGATCTTTGAGATTCAGACAAAATCAATGAACATatcagaaattaaaaatttttattttaaatttaaatattaatctagaaagaaaattaaattaaaaaaaggaggGAAAGTCTTTGCTAAAAGCCAAAAAATGAAAACTACACTACTGCTAAAAGCCTAAAAAGCAGGAGCCTACACCACTTCATTTGTTATTTTGTaaagcaatatatattttctttaagacACGTATCCTTTTTATTGTTGTACATCTAACGTAATTTATATAATAGTAATTCccctatcttttctttttttattttaaatttaaatattaatctagggaaaaaaagaaagtataaaCACTTCTTGTACATATACATCTAtatgtttcatattttatttatttattataataattataattatattattattcatatttttttggttcGAGATTTTTGAGATTCAGACAAAATGAATGaacatatcaaaaattaaaattttttattttaaatttaaatattaatctagaaaggaaaaaaaaatataaacacttCTTGTACATATACATCtctatgtttcatatttttttggttagagattttAAGATTCAGACAAAATGAATGAACATATCagaaattacaattttttattttaaatttaaatattaatctagaaagaaaataaattataaaaacttcTTGTACATatacatctctctctctctctctctctctctctctctctctatctatctatctatctatctatctatatatataatatatatatatatatatagatataaaattaaaaaaaaaaagagaaaaagtctTTGCTAAAAgcctaaaaagtgaaaatagtAGCCTACACTACTGCTAAAAGCCTAAAAAGCAGGAGCTACACCACTCCATTTGTTATTGTGTATaaagcaatatatattttcttcaagACACGTATCATTTTTAGTgctgttgtcacgacccaaatcgggtcgcgactggcacccacacttaccctcctgtgtgagcgaaccaaccaaatctaaaccttaacatttcaatgtactatcaacataaaataatgcggaagacttaaactcatttataaaaaccaattcaataactattatttcccaaaatctggaagtcatcatcacaagaacatctacttcaaattactaaatctaagagtttctaagaagctaaaaatacataaaagctagtccatgccggaacttcaaggcatcaagacatgaagaggaagatccagtccaagttagaagcattagctcaccctgatatccggagtaatgaagactggctagagttactgttgagtcgaagatgacggcacgtttgctgcactccacaagtaaacaagaagaaaacataaaagtaggggtcagtacaaaatacgggtactaagtagatatcatcggccaactcaaaatagaaatcaatatataccaagtaatatcataaaatcaactatgatactcaacatgtagcaacaacaagtactatgtcataatcaattaccgtcaagttcacacatgaggactcaagcctcaataccatactcatttggaaattatgttcattagattgactatattaacatctttcaagattcattatctttatttctcttgtgtcgatacgtgaaactccgctccctcatattcattagtcctcttgtgtcggtacgtgacactctgatcccctacatctacgtgtcgattcgtgacacccgatctcctaaatctacgtgtcggttcgtgacacccgattccctaaatctacgtgtcggttcgtgacacccgatcccctaaatctacgtgtcggttcgtgacacccgatcctttaaatctacgtgtcggttcgtgacacccgatcccctaaatctacgtgtcagttcgtgacacctgatcccctaaatctacgtgtcagttcgtgacacccgatcccctaaatctacgtgtcggtttgtgatacctgatcccctaaatttacgtgtcagttcgtgacacccgatcccctaaatctacgtgtcggttcgtgacacccgatcccctaaatctacgtgtcggttcgtgacacccgatcccttaatctccttctatcaattcatcaagccttctttcttaccaaggcatcatcaatctcattattttagttcatcacgccttcttttataccaaggcctcatcattaaaaaagagattagggtttttcaagatttgggattcaataacttcatcatgcttgtataatcacaattatataattacattcatgcaagcatacaattaagcacatagtagggtttacaatattatcaatacatattattcgctattaagagtttactatgaatatcgtaagagaaaccataacctacctccaccgaagactagtgatcaagcaagaatttcccaaagccttgtgtttttccttttcgttcgtctctctctatcgatactccttctctctttttctgttcttttctttttcttattcaaaccctctttcttttaccctaattagcatataattaagaataaaagatggcaataataacccactaatttactcaaggttacctcttttaacccccaagtaattagacttattaacataaacccactaactttataattaaagtaggaatagtccaaaacgtcccttaaaacgtgtaaagaaatccgagccagactgggattacgcaacctgtgacggcacGTCGtgtctgcgacggtccgtcctgcaggtcgtcgcaaggttcagagacttaatttccaccaaagagtctgtgacggtccgtcctgccattccgttacgaagttcaaagagtcgatttttagtacccaatttcagaatttctaagtgttttgaaacgagacccctcgacggtccgtcgtgaattccgtcgtctcagcctgttttttcaaaaataaaatctgctgctcaaaacgactaaacaggtcgttacaatagataccaatttacccatcgttcgtccccgaacgatcaaaagaaggaaaacaagggcgaaaaggagtacctgaatctgtaaacaggtgtatgtatctttctcgcatatcagcctctttctcccaagtggcttcttcgactggtcgattcttccattgaactttgatggatgcaatctcccttgatctcaacttgcgaatttctctatctagaatagcaacaggttcctcctcataggacaaattctcatcaagcaaaactgaatcccaacggataatgtagtttccatccccatggtatctttt
The DNA window shown above is from Solanum lycopersicum chromosome 11, SLM_r2.1 and carries:
- the LOC138339534 gene encoding uncharacterized protein, with the translated sequence MAENEEDDYMGDLSHFLPPGASSFPSKTASNKPEVANKKRKVLNWQDRKKLKREQKQIEEDQKTLVNLESAIPESNIGFKMLKQMGYTPGSALGKEGSGRSEPVGLEIRRGRAGIGKEDDKVEKVRKEMEKANRDRRREEELMETFGSHLKERWKDKRIVRNFHKADAVLAQLENREVVTEKKEEEDVGKDEEEEEEEPITEEDLLNTLMKLRDEYHYCLFCGCQYESTEALQSNCPGITEDDH